Proteins encoded by one window of Thiovulum sp. ES:
- a CDS encoding trigger factor (PFAM: FKBP-type peptidyl-prolyl cis-trans isomerase; Bacterial trigger factor protein (TF) C-terminus; Bacterial trigger factor protein (TF)~TIGRFAM: trigger factor), with amino-acid sequence MEISVNKVNSANVIISGKITKAEIDSALEKIAKDLSKQANIPGFRKGKTPVNAVKRYYGDRLVEDAKGENLRKLLEDGQKEAGVESSQIITEPHFSKFDEDENGNLDVEIEVSLRPVFELGDYMTHVPTVEKPEVTSDEVESRIVEMSDRVSNFVEVDKAVENGDTLVFDFEGFVDGKPFDGGKAEAYSLKIGSGNFIPGFEDQLIGLKKGDEKDVVVTFPENYQADNLAGKEATFKCKAVKVEQKEEFELNEDTASKLNTSGEEPKEGETQVDALRRTLKEQIENEKLSKIYNEETKPALRETLSDSYSFDLPRAVVEQEIEQRANNLLRDYTKEQLEELKDNKDKIIEIRNQVSPEAEKSVRATFVIDALGTAEGISVSDQELQQIIGYEAMMSGQDPVETMKKYEESGYLPLIKMSILEDKVLTKILEKKMAN; translated from the coding sequence ATGGAAATTAGTGTAAATAAAGTAAATTCAGCTAATGTAATTATTTCTGGAAAAATTACAAAAGCTGAAATTGATTCTGCACTTGAGAAAATTGCAAAAGACCTTTCAAAACAAGCAAATATCCCTGGATTTAGAAAAGGTAAAACACCTGTAAATGCTGTTAAAAGATATTATGGTGATAGACTTGTTGAAGATGCAAAAGGTGAAAATTTAAGAAAACTTCTTGAAGATGGACAAAAAGAAGCGGGTGTTGAATCTAGTCAGATTATTACAGAGCCACATTTTTCTAAATTTGATGAAGACGAAAACGGCAATCTTGATGTTGAAATTGAAGTTTCTCTACGACCAGTTTTCGAACTTGGCGACTACATGACTCATGTTCCAACTGTTGAAAAACCTGAAGTAACTAGCGATGAGGTCGAAAGTAGAATTGTTGAAATGTCTGATAGAGTTTCTAACTTTGTAGAAGTTGATAAAGCTGTTGAAAATGGTGATACTCTTGTTTTTGACTTTGAAGGTTTTGTTGATGGAAAACCTTTTGATGGTGGAAAAGCTGAAGCATATTCGCTAAAAATTGGTAGCGGAAATTTCATTCCTGGTTTTGAAGATCAACTTATCGGACTCAAAAAAGGTGATGAAAAAGATGTTGTTGTTACTTTCCCTGAAAATTACCAAGCTGATAATCTTGCAGGAAAAGAAGCTACTTTTAAATGTAAAGCTGTAAAAGTTGAGCAAAAAGAGGAATTTGAATTAAATGAAGATACTGCTTCTAAATTAAATACTTCTGGTGAAGAGCCAAAAGAGGGTGAAACTCAAGTTGATGCTCTTCGACGAACTTTAAAAGAGCAAATCGAAAACGAAAAACTCTCTAAAATTTACAATGAAGAGACTAAACCAGCACTTCGAGAAACTCTTTCAGATAGCTACTCTTTTGATTTACCAAGAGCTGTTGTTGAACAAGAAATCGAGCAGAGAGCAAATAATCTTCTCCGAGATTACACAAAAGAGCAATTAGAAGAACTGAAAGATAATAAAGACAAAATTATCGAAATCCGAAATCAAGTTTCTCCAGAAGCAGAAAAAAGTGTTCGAGCTACTTTTGTTATTGATGCACTTGGAACAGCTGAAGGAATTTCAGTTTCTGATCAAGAGCTTCAGCAAATCATCGGTTACGAAGCTATGATGAGTGGTCAAGACCCAGTTGAAACAATGAAAAAATATGAAGAGTCTGGATATTTACCACTTATTAAAATGTCAATTCTTGAGGACAAAGTTCTTACAAAAATTCTTGAAAAGAAAATGGCTAACTAA
- a CDS encoding acyl-CoA synthetase (AMP-forming)/AMP-acid ligase II (PFAM: AMP-binding enzyme~TIGRFAM: 4-coumarate--CoA ligase, photoactive yellow protein activation family), whose protein sequence is MDFRKKTINDILGEKEIYDVLISILQKEISLLRKEHLTIAKTKSWGYNASMNGNILRLDSLELVTVATRTNLFFELHKTGGIEELLLSERKIGDWIQIIQKANQENLSFFSSGTTGNPEGTSHKLEKLEKEAKFWVEKIQPKRVISLVPQHHIYGFIFAILVPKVAGVSREFKDPIPTPRLKFALEEGDLIVMTPYLIELFADFNFKFPFGVSAVCSTAPLSSETRERGLQMGLQNIFEIYGSTETSGIGWKNDNSEGFLQLPFLEEDVFPDQIEWFYDSIRGENRFKILGRFDSVIQIAGNNVNLEETKERILRSELLQDLVLRLDGDRLKMFAILKNETDKEELQKWLFENLESSERPTRIEYGTELPKNEIGKLADW, encoded by the coding sequence TTGGATTTTCGTAAAAAGACTATAAATGATATTTTGGGAGAAAAAGAGATTTACGATGTTTTAATCTCGATTCTTCAAAAGGAGATTTCACTTTTACGAAAAGAGCATTTGACAATAGCAAAAACAAAAAGTTGGGGCTACAATGCCTCAATGAATGGAAATATTTTGCGACTTGATTCCCTTGAACTCGTAACAGTTGCGACACGAACAAATCTATTTTTTGAACTCCATAAAACTGGCGGAATAGAAGAACTTCTTCTCTCAGAACGAAAAATTGGCGACTGGATTCAAATTATTCAAAAAGCAAATCAAGAAAATTTATCTTTTTTCTCTTCAGGAACAACTGGAAATCCAGAAGGAACTTCTCACAAATTGGAAAAACTAGAGAAAGAGGCGAAATTTTGGGTTGAAAAAATTCAGCCAAAAAGAGTAATTTCACTTGTTCCACAACATCATATTTACGGATTTATTTTCGCAATTTTAGTTCCAAAAGTTGCTGGAGTTTCTCGTGAATTTAAAGACCCAATTCCAACACCAAGACTCAAATTTGCATTAGAAGAGGGCGACCTCATCGTTATGACACCATATTTGATAGAACTTTTTGCTGACTTTAATTTTAAATTTCCCTTTGGTGTTAGTGCGGTCTGTTCTACTGCTCCACTCTCTTCTGAAACTAGAGAACGAGGGTTGCAAATGGGACTGCAAAATATTTTTGAAATCTACGGATCAACAGAGACTTCTGGAATTGGTTGGAAAAATGACAACAGCGAAGGCTTTTTACAACTTCCTTTTTTAGAAGAAGATGTTTTTCCTGATCAGATTGAGTGGTTTTATGATTCAATAAGAGGAGAAAATAGATTTAAAATTCTTGGTCGATTCGATTCTGTGATTCAAATTGCAGGAAATAATGTCAATTTGGAAGAGACAAAAGAGCGAATTTTAAGAAGTGAATTATTACAAGATTTAGTTTTACGACTTGATGGTGATCGCTTAAAAATGTTTGCAATCTTGAAAAATGAAACTGACAAAGAAGAGTTGCAAAAATGGCTTTTTGAAAATTTAGAATCTTCTGAAAGACCAACTCGAATTGAATATGGAACTGAACTTCCAAAAAATGAAATTGGAAAACTTGCCGACTGGTAA